One segment of Candidatus Eisenbacteria bacterium DNA contains the following:
- a CDS encoding T9SS type A sorting domain-containing protein, translating into MRSTLLVAALCCLAGALPAGAVTEGADALTLRTVPSPGAIRLTVRDDGPVPFAAETVRWIALPPDAAEPRLLPSAGKENPPVRAFAGPVMKLRGVSVLPIRFAPAADKASAGAELRRAFDLEIRYETAPGKGGAGAAAAMSRGFYDPFLDLFPEDQRSALAGAGEEGGMLIVTHPSLEAAAEPLAEWKRSLGYDVTLVTTNETGTRNDEIRSYIKGLYDGSGTPPQYVLLLGDVEQVAGFDYHQSVTDLPYSLMDDDDFLPDLEVGRLSAQNADDLETIVAKILRYEGDPYIADTTWYGRALLVAGDYSSNTPVPVSRWCRDQLYDAGFTAVDTVFYPPHWGTGAPFIRSSVNKGVSLVSYRGWAYGWRGWEPPHFTVDEIPSLSNGWMLPAVFSFVCENGNFTNTECFGEAWIRAGTASSPKGGIAFIGNSEHWSHTRHNDAAAIGAFRAIRERGERRLGAILNSAKAEIWRSFPDQIPYDPYTDESVEFYYYIYGLLGDPSLEIRTAVPRTIHAAWPDTIPPGTGRIEVAVFEADGATFVEGARVGLSRGGVTLGRAWTDEYGRATVLANVSAGAEPVRLTVTGPGIFPVLDSAAVDAGRPELSLAEVWFTDDGSYGSDGDGDGLPEPGEILALRIRLAGDGAQSLSGVTASLGADGAGATVVTGVSTFPDILAGGSAWSDSTWTVLLGAGLEEGFRARLRVDAIVDGDTTTHGFDLVVRAPDPVYVSHSLEGDGVLDPGEFAGIDVVWRNDGANAPATHGVLRAVTPGLAFAIDSTADYAAVDSGGTSPAGTFGIQATDTAAVGRAAVFTLLLTADDGRTTRTDFSVVIGAVDHRAPLGPDRYGYWAYDNSDTDYPDAAPLFEWVEISPTYGGSGISLGLGDGDGAVRALPFPFVYYGVSYDSILISDNGWAAFDLANRFDFYNWSLPNSYGNAAMIAPFWDNLNPEKEENDVPVGDGIYAFYDDGEHRYVIEWSRLGNLRSQHDNHEDWDDLQTFEMIFYDPAYRDTPTGDGVIRFQYKRIVNNDDERMYATVGIENMAEDDGLEYSYSDLYPAAAAPLSAGLAVEFTTRSPRYDPFTLAAFTAKACEEGVRLDWIPGDDRPLAGYRIYRVGAGGDRLLLPGGALGPEARSHVDRDVDPAAEAAYEIGSIDPTGAEKLLGPCVYEGRGARAIRFALGHAGPNPARGGVLLSYALPERGDARLRIYSVTGRMIRTLVRETVDPGVRTVEWDGRDDRGRSVPSGVYFARLQAGAGERRIKLTLLR; encoded by the coding sequence ATGCGGAGCACCTTGCTTGTCGCCGCACTCTGCTGTCTCGCCGGCGCACTCCCCGCCGGCGCGGTGACGGAGGGGGCGGATGCCCTGACCTTGCGAACCGTTCCCTCGCCCGGCGCGATCCGTCTGACCGTGCGGGACGACGGGCCGGTCCCCTTCGCGGCGGAGACGGTCCGTTGGATCGCCCTCCCGCCGGACGCCGCCGAGCCTCGTCTCCTCCCGTCCGCCGGGAAGGAAAACCCGCCGGTCCGCGCCTTCGCCGGACCGGTCATGAAACTACGCGGCGTCTCCGTTCTTCCGATCCGTTTTGCGCCGGCGGCGGACAAGGCGAGCGCGGGCGCGGAACTCCGCCGCGCCTTCGATCTGGAGATTCGTTACGAAACCGCCCCGGGCAAGGGGGGGGCGGGCGCGGCGGCGGCGATGAGCCGCGGCTTCTACGATCCCTTCCTCGACCTCTTCCCGGAGGACCAGAGGTCCGCCCTCGCCGGCGCCGGAGAGGAAGGGGGAATGCTGATCGTGACGCATCCCTCTCTCGAAGCGGCGGCGGAGCCTCTCGCGGAGTGGAAACGGTCTCTGGGCTATGACGTGACGCTGGTCACCACCAACGAGACGGGCACCCGCAACGACGAGATCCGCTCCTATATAAAGGGGCTCTACGACGGATCCGGAACGCCGCCCCAGTACGTCCTTCTCCTCGGGGATGTGGAGCAGGTTGCCGGGTTCGACTATCACCAGAGCGTCACCGATCTTCCCTATAGCCTGATGGACGACGACGATTTTCTTCCCGATCTGGAAGTGGGGCGTCTCTCGGCGCAGAACGCCGATGACCTGGAGACGATCGTCGCAAAAATCCTTCGCTACGAAGGGGATCCCTATATAGCGGACACCACCTGGTACGGCCGGGCTCTCCTCGTGGCGGGGGACTATAGTTCCAACACGCCCGTGCCCGTCTCCCGTTGGTGCCGCGATCAGCTCTACGACGCCGGCTTCACGGCGGTGGACACCGTCTTTTACCCGCCCCACTGGGGGACCGGCGCCCCCTTCATCCGCTCCTCCGTCAACAAGGGGGTCTCCCTCGTCAGCTACCGGGGCTGGGCCTACGGGTGGCGCGGCTGGGAACCGCCCCACTTCACGGTGGACGAAATCCCGAGCCTGAGCAACGGCTGGATGCTTCCGGCGGTGTTCAGCTTCGTCTGCGAGAACGGCAACTTCACCAACACCGAGTGTTTCGGCGAGGCCTGGATCCGCGCGGGCACCGCCTCTTCCCCCAAGGGAGGGATCGCCTTCATCGGGAACAGCGAGCACTGGTCCCACACGCGGCACAACGACGCCGCGGCGATCGGCGCCTTCCGGGCGATCCGCGAGCGGGGCGAGAGGCGTCTCGGCGCGATCCTGAACTCCGCGAAGGCGGAGATCTGGCGCTCCTTCCCGGACCAAATCCCCTACGATCCCTACACCGACGAATCGGTGGAGTTTTATTACTACATCTACGGTCTTCTCGGAGATCCCTCCCTGGAGATCCGGACCGCGGTTCCCCGAACGATCCATGCGGCCTGGCCGGACACGATTCCGCCAGGGACGGGGCGGATCGAGGTGGCGGTCTTCGAGGCGGATGGCGCCACTTTCGTCGAGGGGGCCCGCGTCGGCCTCTCCCGCGGCGGCGTGACGCTCGGCCGCGCCTGGACCGACGAGTACGGACGCGCGACCGTTCTGGCGAACGTCTCCGCCGGCGCGGAGCCGGTGCGGCTGACCGTCACCGGCCCGGGGATCTTCCCGGTCCTCGACAGCGCGGCGGTGGACGCCGGCCGTCCCGAACTCTCCCTCGCCGAGGTGTGGTTCACCGACGACGGTTCCTACGGGAGCGACGGGGACGGCGACGGCCTTCCGGAGCCGGGTGAGATTCTGGCGCTCCGTATCCGCCTCGCCGGCGACGGCGCGCAATCGCTTTCCGGCGTGACGGCGTCTCTGGGCGCGGACGGCGCCGGCGCCACGGTGGTCACCGGCGTTTCCACGTTCCCGGACATCCTCGCCGGCGGATCGGCCTGGTCCGACTCCACGTGGACGGTCCTTCTGGGCGCCGGCCTGGAGGAGGGATTCCGGGCGCGGCTGCGGGTGGACGCGATCGTCGACGGCGACACGACGACCCACGGGTTCGATTTGGTGGTTCGCGCGCCCGACCCGGTTTATGTTTCGCATTCCCTCGAAGGGGACGGCGTCCTCGATCCGGGCGAGTTCGCGGGCATCGATGTCGTGTGGCGGAACGACGGGGCAAACGCCCCGGCGACCCACGGCGTTCTCCGGGCCGTCACGCCCGGCCTCGCGTTCGCGATCGATTCCACGGCGGACTACGCCGCCGTCGATTCCGGCGGCACCTCTCCGGCCGGCACCTTCGGCATCCAGGCGACGGACACCGCCGCCGTCGGCCGCGCGGCGGTCTTCACGCTCCTCCTCACCGCCGACGACGGCCGTACGACGAGGACCGACTTCTCGGTCGTCATCGGCGCCGTGGACCATCGCGCCCCCTTGGGCCCGGATCGCTACGGCTACTGGGCCTACGACAACTCGGACACCGATTATCCCGACGCGGCGCCTCTCTTCGAGTGGGTGGAGATCTCCCCGACCTACGGCGGTTCCGGGATCTCCCTCGGCCTCGGCGACGGCGACGGCGCGGTCCGGGCGCTCCCGTTTCCCTTCGTCTATTACGGGGTCTCTTACGACAGCATCCTGATCAGCGACAACGGGTGGGCTGCCTTCGACCTGGCGAACCGCTTCGATTTCTACAACTGGAGTCTCCCCAACTCCTACGGCAACGCCGCCATGATCGCTCCGTTCTGGGACAACCTGAACCCGGAGAAGGAGGAGAACGACGTACCCGTGGGGGACGGGATCTACGCCTTCTACGACGATGGGGAGCACCGCTATGTGATCGAGTGGAGCCGCCTGGGGAATCTCCGGTCCCAGCACGACAACCACGAGGACTGGGACGACCTGCAGACCTTCGAAATGATCTTCTACGATCCGGCGTATCGCGATACGCCGACCGGCGACGGCGTGATTCGCTTCCAGTATAAACGAATCGTCAACAACGACGACGAACGGATGTACGCTACCGTGGGAATCGAGAACATGGCGGAGGACGACGGCCTCGAGTACAGTTACTCCGACCTCTACCCGGCGGCGGCGGCGCCTCTCTCGGCCGGCCTGGCGGTGGAGTTCACCACCCGTTCCCCGCGCTACGATCCCTTCACCCTCGCCGCATTCACCGCGAAGGCATGCGAGGAGGGGGTCCGCCTCGACTGGATTCCCGGCGACGATCGCCCCCTGGCCGGCTACCGGATCTACCGTGTCGGCGCGGGCGGGGATAGGCTCCTGCTCCCGGGCGGCGCCCTCGGCCCGGAGGCGCGCTCCCACGTGGATCGGGACGTCGACCCGGCGGCGGAGGCGGCCTACGAAATCGGCTCGATCGACCCGACCGGCGCGGAAAAGCTCCTCGGTCCCTGCGTATACGAAGGGCGGGGCGCCCGCGCGATCCGGTTCGCGCTCGGGCACGCCGGGCCGAACCCGGCCCGCGGCGGGGTCCTGCTCTCCTACGCGCTCCCCGAGCGAGGCGACGCGCGGCTCCGGATCTACTCCGTCACCGGGCGGATGATCCGCACGCTCGTCCGGGAGACCGTTGATCCGGGAGTCCGGACCGTCGAGTGGGACGGCCGGGACGACCGGGGCCGTTCGGTCCCGAGCGGCGTCTACTTCGCCCGTCTCCAGGCGGGCGCCGGCGAGCGTCGCATCAAGCTGACCCTACTCCGATGA
- a CDS encoding right-handed parallel beta-helix repeat-containing protein, translated as MKATHLVPMILLAAALAAHAGTITVPGDYTLLQEAVEAAVSGDTVLLSAGVYDSLFYPPVVDTTQCVVYMKSGVSLLGEPGAIIDGDSLGRGIFCDGVTGVRIEGLTVRKAFAEMYGSGIFADDGAEVIVEDCVITDNHDGGVIVMDGSDVDFFDCEINDNHSKQGGGVAVENTCDVGFYGCRVLRNEAPAGGGVFVRAGCTVAFENCVIDSNLLPTVNGAAGGVSINNSTATMKNSRVNANVSSGRGGGFAVTDNATVTIESTYVQNNETTGDYGPGGGIYLEMATLVMRASVVTGNSAPGDDSDGGGLFLFFANACSLLQCTIAGNGTVDDELGGGITSQYCSPVIEQTILAFNGPGAGITCTDGTPVFSCCDLYGNTGGDAICGMDDGGNFSQDPRFCDDANDLFTLHCDSPCFPGRHPDGSSCGLIGAETIGTCDGVGVDQGSAPEGIAPPLRHYASPNPNRNGTTIHFGVLRAGRVSVAIYDVAGRRVRMLEDRDLGAGAQQVEWDSRDDAGRPVSSGIYFYRITGDPSPRSGRLVITR; from the coding sequence ATGAAAGCGACGCACCTCGTTCCCATGATCCTTCTCGCCGCGGCACTCGCGGCCCACGCCGGCACGATCACCGTGCCGGGCGACTACACGTTGCTCCAAGAGGCGGTGGAAGCCGCCGTTTCGGGAGACACGGTGCTCCTTTCGGCGGGCGTCTACGACAGTCTCTTCTACCCGCCCGTGGTGGACACCACGCAGTGCGTCGTCTACATGAAGTCGGGCGTCTCGCTTCTGGGCGAACCGGGCGCGATCATCGACGGCGACAGCCTGGGACGGGGAATCTTCTGCGACGGCGTCACCGGGGTCCGGATCGAGGGCTTGACCGTCCGCAAGGCCTTCGCCGAGATGTACGGCTCGGGGATTTTCGCCGACGATGGAGCGGAAGTGATCGTCGAGGATTGCGTGATCACCGACAATCACGACGGCGGCGTGATCGTCATGGACGGCTCGGATGTGGACTTCTTCGACTGTGAAATCAACGACAACCATTCCAAACAGGGCGGGGGCGTGGCGGTCGAGAACACCTGCGACGTCGGTTTCTACGGTTGCCGCGTTCTCCGGAACGAGGCGCCCGCCGGCGGCGGCGTCTTCGTGCGCGCCGGCTGCACCGTCGCGTTCGAAAACTGCGTCATCGACTCCAACCTCCTGCCCACGGTGAACGGCGCGGCCGGGGGTGTCAGCATCAACAACTCCACGGCGACCATGAAAAACTCCCGCGTGAACGCGAACGTCTCCTCCGGCCGGGGAGGCGGCTTCGCGGTGACCGACAACGCGACGGTGACCATCGAGTCCACATACGTGCAGAACAACGAAACCACCGGAGACTACGGCCCCGGGGGCGGCATCTATCTGGAGATGGCGACTCTGGTCATGCGCGCCTCCGTCGTCACCGGCAACAGCGCGCCCGGCGACGACTCCGACGGCGGCGGTCTCTTCCTCTTTTTCGCCAACGCCTGCTCGCTGCTTCAATGCACCATCGCCGGAAACGGAACGGTGGACGACGAACTGGGCGGGGGCATTACCTCGCAGTACTGCTCCCCCGTCATCGAGCAAACCATCCTCGCCTTCAACGGCCCGGGCGCCGGCATCACCTGCACGGACGGGACGCCGGTCTTCTCCTGCTGTGATCTTTACGGCAACACCGGCGGCGACGCGATCTGCGGCATGGACGACGGCGGCAATTTCTCGCAGGACCCGCGGTTCTGTGACGATGCGAACGATCTCTTCACCCTCCATTGCGATTCTCCCTGCTTCCCCGGACGGCACCCCGACGGATCCTCTTGCGGTCTGATCGGCGCCGAGACGATCGGCACCTGCGACGGTGTCGGCGTCGACCAGGGAAGCGCTCCGGAGGGAATCGCTCCCCCCTTGCGGCACTACGCTTCGCCCAACCCCAACCGGAACGGCACGACGATCCACTTCGGCGTCCTCCGGGCGGGCCGCGTCTCCGTCGCGATTTACGATGTCGCCGGCCGGCGCGTGCGCATGCTGGAAGACCGTGATCTCGGCGCCGGCGCGCAACAGGTGGAATGGGACTCCCGGGACGACGCGGGACGACCGGTGTCGAGCGGCATCTACTTCTACCGAATCACGGGCGATCCGTCCCCACGGAGCGGTCGCCTCGTGATCACCCGATGA
- a CDS encoding carboxypeptidase regulatory-like domain-containing protein, with protein MRRSAHLAFFCLLLTVFPALRTESMQPEPARDAVPTVEVTEESEGVLRLLFEMPLLSEIELEIDGERFRSFSVPGGGFEGEIGGPATPIFTRLIAVPEGARIEARAIVLSEETREGILLAPLQRGDESRESAFDYDEEAYAVRGADSPSASVGETARIRGLRVAPVTFRPVRYDPATRTLRVADRIEVEIVFDGGASKASAADIRPMPPSFDLLLSEAVANYSSPDKSRALPGGHLMICPNNAALVDSLQRLLDWKERKGEPVTLVTTAVTGTTTGAIKSYIQSVYNDDSFNLEYVTLVGDVSGTYAIPCWYETSSGYGGEGDHGYTLLDGTDILADVHIGRLSVSSADEVSRVISKIVNYESAPEMGSTSWFTRACVVGDPSSSGESCVETGRWLADRLLDLGYDDIDTIYTENFVSQMSASITQGCSVHGYRGWYYTSGWGTSNIYTLNNGYKLPYVVMLTCDTGSFAGGTSRSEAWLRAGSGTTTMKGGIGAVGTATIHTHTRYNNCMYYGIWRGILWDGPATMGASLTRGKLEIYNNYYDNEADVAETWAYWNNLMGDPSLDVWTAVPQTLTVTHDASVALGANSIVVEVAAGGTPVRDALVCVRKGSETYERGRTDASGRIELPLNNSSGGAMQITVTKHNHHPYLADVTVDAGGDHLGYLAHTVDDDASGDSQGNGDGNVNAGEAIELPVQLRNYSGATKTSVTAELTSDDPFVTILDGNETWGDIGGGGDDWSDEDFDFQIAPGCPQGHLVQLGLDVSSGASSWHSLIEIPVVSSALETYAVIVVDGGNSRLDPGETANLVVRIENTGESYASNVTGTLSSLSSMVTVGDASGSFGGIDVGAVGICDTDYFTVTADASTYQGYLANFEIVCAFSGGRIDTVPFSITVGAVATSDPTGPDGYGYYAFDDTDAGYPEAPVYSWVELDPSYGGDGTEIVLGDNGTYQDKSVVIALPFPFQYYGESYDTITVCSNGWISMGRSPSVAYRNWIIPGSGGPNGMIAPFWDDLDQSGGGAVYRKYDAANNRYIIEWSRMEQCDWGTDETFELILYDPAHHTTDTNDGIIVFQYYDVNQYDAYPYNGYATVGIENLDQSDGLLYSYYNKYSSGSSILADGRAIRFVPVAAGPTGTLTGDVFNASNGNTPIQGVQVRLVESGRSFSSGSDGKYGGMVTPGVYTAVATHASFDPDTVENVTITEAQNTDIDFYLIDVVAPVLGVTAHASTDDETGPYTIPVTIAEYSDLAQKTLYYRTNWNGNATPLELQYLTGDSYEADIPGQPYSTIVEYWAYARDAVGLESVDPAGAPAEVYRFVVAPEITLLDEEFESAGDWTVGDVDDDAASGIWVREAPVGTEYNGETVQPYTDHTIDPGEICFVTGNADSGQSAGTADVDGGKTTLFSPVFDLSDYMTASVAYWVWYTNDRGLNPGGDIWKVSVNDGSGWTDLEYTSASTNAWVQRNFVLEEHIDLTSTVQFRFVASDDGSGSLVEAAVDDFRLFGYVDVMTGVSEGPAPEARRFGLEPCRPNPFNPTTTIGYSLAAPGSVKITIHDVSGRLVRTLVNGPETAGTHHAVWNGRNDEGMGVASGVYFSRLVAGGDRETRKMVLIR; from the coding sequence ATGCGTCGATCCGCACATCTTGCGTTTTTCTGTCTTCTCTTGACCGTGTTCCCCGCTTTGCGGACCGAGTCGATGCAACCGGAACCGGCCCGGGACGCCGTCCCGACCGTGGAGGTGACGGAAGAGAGTGAGGGCGTGCTCCGCCTCCTTTTCGAAATGCCCCTTCTTTCCGAAATCGAGTTGGAGATCGACGGCGAACGTTTTCGGTCCTTCTCCGTGCCGGGCGGCGGGTTCGAGGGAGAGATCGGCGGACCGGCGACCCCCATCTTCACGCGCCTGATCGCCGTCCCCGAAGGGGCGAGGATCGAGGCGAGGGCGATCGTCCTTTCCGAGGAAACCCGCGAGGGGATTCTATTGGCTCCCCTGCAGAGAGGCGACGAGAGCCGTGAATCCGCGTTCGACTACGACGAGGAAGCCTACGCGGTCCGGGGCGCCGATTCCCCCTCGGCGAGCGTCGGCGAAACCGCCCGGATCCGCGGCCTGCGCGTCGCGCCGGTCACCTTCCGTCCCGTCCGCTACGACCCGGCGACGCGCACCCTGCGCGTGGCGGACCGGATCGAAGTGGAGATCGTTTTCGATGGAGGCGCCTCGAAAGCGTCCGCTGCGGATATCCGGCCCATGCCCCCCAGCTTCGATCTCCTCCTCAGCGAGGCGGTGGCGAATTACTCCTCACCGGACAAGAGCCGCGCGCTCCCCGGCGGCCATCTGATGATCTGCCCGAACAACGCCGCGCTGGTCGATTCGCTGCAAAGACTTCTGGACTGGAAGGAGCGGAAGGGAGAGCCGGTCACGCTGGTCACCACCGCCGTCACGGGGACCACCACGGGGGCGATCAAGAGTTACATCCAAAGCGTCTACAACGACGATTCCTTCAACCTCGAATACGTCACACTCGTCGGCGACGTGAGCGGCACCTACGCGATCCCCTGCTGGTATGAAACCTCCAGCGGCTACGGCGGCGAAGGGGATCACGGCTACACCCTTCTCGACGGCACGGACATCCTGGCGGACGTTCACATCGGCCGCCTTTCGGTCAGCAGCGCCGACGAGGTTTCCCGGGTGATCAGCAAAATCGTCAACTATGAGAGCGCGCCGGAAATGGGGAGCACGAGCTGGTTCACCCGCGCCTGCGTGGTCGGCGACCCCAGTTCCTCCGGCGAGAGCTGCGTCGAAACCGGCCGCTGGCTCGCCGACCGGCTCCTCGATCTCGGTTACGACGACATAGACACCATCTACACCGAGAATTTCGTCAGCCAGATGAGCGCTTCCATCACCCAGGGCTGCTCGGTGCACGGCTACCGCGGATGGTACTATACGAGCGGCTGGGGGACGTCGAACATCTACACCCTTAATAACGGCTACAAGCTCCCCTACGTGGTGATGCTCACCTGCGACACGGGGAGCTTCGCCGGCGGCACCTCCCGCTCCGAGGCGTGGCTGCGGGCCGGAAGCGGAACGACCACCATGAAGGGGGGAATCGGCGCGGTCGGCACCGCCACGATCCACACCCACACGCGCTACAACAACTGCATGTACTACGGCATCTGGCGCGGGATTCTCTGGGACGGACCGGCCACCATGGGCGCCTCCCTCACCCGCGGCAAGCTGGAGATCTATAATAATTATTACGACAATGAAGCGGACGTGGCGGAGACCTGGGCCTACTGGAACAACCTAATGGGCGACCCTTCGCTGGACGTATGGACCGCCGTTCCGCAAACCCTCACGGTGACCCACGACGCTTCCGTGGCGCTCGGCGCCAACTCGATCGTGGTCGAAGTGGCCGCCGGCGGCACGCCCGTCCGGGACGCGCTCGTCTGCGTCCGCAAGGGGAGCGAGACCTACGAGAGGGGACGCACCGACGCCTCCGGTCGGATCGAACTGCCGCTGAACAACTCCTCGGGCGGCGCGATGCAGATCACCGTCACCAAGCACAACCACCACCCCTACCTGGCCGACGTGACCGTCGACGCCGGCGGCGACCATCTGGGTTATCTGGCCCACACCGTGGACGACGACGCCTCCGGCGACAGCCAGGGGAACGGCGACGGCAACGTGAACGCCGGCGAGGCGATCGAGCTTCCTGTGCAGCTCCGCAACTACTCCGGCGCCACGAAAACCTCCGTCACCGCCGAGCTCACCAGCGACGACCCCTTCGTCACGATCCTGGACGGGAACGAGACCTGGGGGGACATCGGCGGCGGAGGCGATGACTGGTCCGACGAGGACTTCGACTTCCAGATCGCGCCCGGCTGCCCGCAGGGGCATCTGGTTCAGCTCGGCCTGGACGTCTCCTCCGGCGCGTCCTCCTGGCACTCGCTGATCGAAATCCCGGTGGTCTCCAGCGCATTGGAAACCTACGCCGTCATCGTGGTCGACGGCGGGAACAGCCGCCTCGACCCGGGCGAAACGGCGAACTTGGTGGTCCGGATCGAAAACACGGGGGAGAGCTACGCCTCGAACGTCACCGGCACGCTCTCCTCACTCTCGTCGATGGTCACCGTGGGCGACGCCTCCGGCTCCTTCGGCGGAATCGACGTGGGGGCGGTGGGCATCTGCGACACCGACTATTTCACCGTCACCGCCGACGCCTCCACCTATCAGGGCTATCTCGCCAACTTCGAAATCGTCTGCGCCTTCTCGGGCGGGCGGATCGACACGGTCCCCTTCTCCATCACCGTCGGCGCCGTCGCCACCTCCGATCCGACCGGTCCGGACGGCTACGGCTACTACGCCTTCGACGACACCGACGCCGGCTATCCGGAGGCGCCGGTCTATTCCTGGGTGGAGTTGGATCCGTCCTACGGGGGCGACGGCACGGAGATCGTCCTCGGCGACAACGGGACCTACCAGGACAAGTCCGTCGTGATCGCGCTCCCCTTCCCCTTCCAATACTACGGCGAGAGCTACGACACCATCACGGTCTGCTCCAACGGGTGGATCTCCATGGGCCGCTCCCCGTCGGTCGCCTATCGAAACTGGATCATTCCCGGCTCGGGCGGCCCGAACGGGATGATCGCCCCCTTCTGGGACGACCTGGACCAGTCCGGCGGCGGCGCGGTCTACCGGAAGTACGACGCGGCGAACAACCGGTACATCATCGAGTGGAGCCGCATGGAGCAGTGCGACTGGGGGACCGACGAGACCTTCGAGCTCATCCTCTACGACCCGGCCCATCACACGACGGACACGAACGACGGGATCATCGTCTTCCAGTACTACGACGTGAACCAGTACGACGCCTATCCCTACAACGGCTACGCCACCGTCGGGATCGAGAACTTGGACCAGAGCGACGGCCTGCTTTACAGCTATTACAACAAGTACTCCTCCGGCTCTTCGATTCTCGCCGACGGCCGGGCGATCCGCTTCGTGCCGGTCGCCGCGGGCCCGACGGGAACCCTCACGGGCGACGTCTTCAACGCCTCCAACGGGAACACGCCGATTCAGGGCGTGCAGGTCCGCCTCGTCGAAAGCGGCCGTTCCTTCTCCTCCGGCTCGGACGGCAAATACGGCGGCATGGTCACCCCCGGCGTCTACACGGCGGTGGCGACCCACGCCAGCTTCGATCCGGACACGGTGGAGAACGTGACGATCACCGAAGCGCAGAACACGGACATCGACTTCTATCTGATCGACGTCGTCGCGCCGGTGCTCGGCGTCACCGCCCACGCCTCCACCGACGACGAAACCGGCCCCTACACCATCCCGGTCACCATCGCCGAGTACTCGGACCTGGCGCAGAAAACCCTTTACTATCGAACCAACTGGAACGGGAACGCGACGCCGCTGGAGCTGCAGTACCTGACCGGCGACTCCTACGAGGCGGACATCCCGGGGCAGCCCTACTCGACCATCGTCGAGTACTGGGCCTACGCGCGCGACGCGGTGGGGCTCGAGTCCGTCGATCCCGCCGGCGCTCCGGCGGAGGTCTACCGCTTCGTCGTGGCGCCCGAGATCACGCTGCTCGACGAAGAATTCGAATCCGCCGGCGATTGGACCGTCGGCGACGTCGATGACGACGCCGCGTCGGGAATCTGGGTGCGCGAGGCGCCGGTGGGAACGGAGTACAACGGGGAAACGGTGCAACCGTACACGGACCACACCATCGACCCGGGCGAGATCTGCTTCGTCACCGGTAACGCCGACTCCGGGCAGAGCGCCGGCACGGCGGACGTGGACGGCGGCAAGACCACCCTCTTCTCCCCCGTCTTCGACCTCTCCGATTACATGACCGCCTCGGTCGCCTACTGGGTCTGGTACACCAACGACCGGGGGCTCAACCCGGGCGGGGACATCTGGAAGGTGTCGGTGAACGACGGCTCGGGCTGGACCGACTTGGAGTACACGTCGGCGAGCACCAACGCCTGGGTGCAGCGGAACTTCGTCCTCGAGGAGCACATCGACCTGACCTCCACGGTTCAGTTCCGCTTCGTCGCCTCCGACGACGGGAGCGGTTCTCTGGTCGAGGCGGCGGTGGACGATTTCCGCCTCTTCGGTTACGTGGACGTGATGACCGGCGTGTCGGAGGGACCCGCGCCGGAGGCGCGCCGATTCGGCCTCGAGCCGTGCCGCCCCAACCCCTTCAACCCGACCACCACCATCGGCTACTCCCTCGCCGCGCCCGGATCCGTGAAGATCACGATCCACGACGTGTCGGGGCGTCTCGTGCGTACGCTGGTGAACGGCCCCGAAACGGCCGGAACGCACCACGCGGTTTGGAACGGCCGGAACGATGAGGGTATGGGCGTTGCGAGCGGCGTCTACTTCAGCCGCCTCGTCGCCGGCGGTGACCGGGAGACGCGCAAGATGGTGCTGATCCGTTAG